Proteins from one Homalodisca vitripennis isolate AUS2020 chromosome 3, UT_GWSS_2.1, whole genome shotgun sequence genomic window:
- the LOC124356822 gene encoding uncharacterized protein LOC124356822 isoform X2, which translates to MQGLELQKRWKDLQQTFVRDYLKQKRAGSRDLRKSRNQYYDQLDFLVPTIKFPGKGDSETEQNPAKKPRLETYADTDAESEEDRHFLLSLVSFMREVPRSSKLALRADMLQLITKYTKTDHPSVPQLDTTNSPQY; encoded by the exons atGCAAG GTTTGGAGCTGCAAAAAAGATGGAAGGACTTGCAGCAGACTTTTGTCAGAGACTATCTCAAACAGAAACGGGCAGGAAGCAGAGATCTGAGGAAATCAAGGAACCAGTACTATGATCAGCTGGACTTCTTAGTCCCCACAATCAAGTTTCCAGG AAAGGGAGACTCGGAGACAGAACAGAATCCAGCCAAGAAACCCAGGCTGGAGACTTACGCAGATACAGATGCAGAGAGTGAAGAGGACAGACACTTCCTGTTATCCCTGGTGTCTTTCATGCGGGAAGTCCCTAGGAGCTCAAAGCTAGCCCTCAGGGCAGACATGCTACAACTGATCACCAAGTATACAAAGACTGACCATCCATCTGTACCCCAGTTGGACACTACAAATTCTCCCCAGTACTGA
- the LOC124356822 gene encoding uncharacterized protein LOC124356822 isoform X1, with translation MAVASPNCGAEQFDIPGFIKQVKQMPAIWNTASSDHGVKHKMATAWRQVCITSWPDFNTWSADDKRIRCLELQKRWKDLQQTFVRDYLKQKRAGSRDLRKSRNQYYDQLDFLVPTIKFPGKGDSETEQNPAKKPRLETYADTDAESEEDRHFLLSLVSFMREVPRSSKLALRADMLQLITKYTKTDHPSVPQLDTTNSPQY, from the exons ATGGCTGTGGCATCTCCGAACTGTGGTGCGGAACAGTTCGATATACCAGGGTTTATCAAGCAGGTGAAGCAAATGCCTGCGATATGGAATACGGCTTCCAGCGACCACGGCGTCAAACACAAAATGGCGACCGCTTGGCGTCAAGTCTGCATTACCAGCTGGCCCGACTTCAACACGTGGTCGGCAGATGATAAGCGGATTAGAT GTTTGGAGCTGCAAAAAAGATGGAAGGACTTGCAGCAGACTTTTGTCAGAGACTATCTCAAACAGAAACGGGCAGGAAGCAGAGATCTGAGGAAATCAAGGAACCAGTACTATGATCAGCTGGACTTCTTAGTCCCCACAATCAAGTTTCCAGG AAAGGGAGACTCGGAGACAGAACAGAATCCAGCCAAGAAACCCAGGCTGGAGACTTACGCAGATACAGATGCAGAGAGTGAAGAGGACAGACACTTCCTGTTATCCCTGGTGTCTTTCATGCGGGAAGTCCCTAGGAGCTCAAAGCTAGCCCTCAGGGCAGACATGCTACAACTGATCACCAAGTATACAAAGACTGACCATCCATCTGTACCCCAGTTGGACACTACAAATTCTCCCCAGTACTGA